From Sinorhizobium sp. RAC02, a single genomic window includes:
- a CDS encoding amidohydrolase codes for MQTEASFIIRNARVLTMDEANPRASAVAVSGNRILAVGSEAQIDAFSGPDTHVIDAKGGTVLPGFNEAHMHIFGGSAELRELSLYGMKGFDALENALKAYAAEYPERNLLIAQHADYTILSDDERVTRHHLDRILPDRAVLIFAPDHHTAWANTLALKLGGILEGGDVGIGNEIVMAEDGLASGELRESNAIRPVSALSETGGREMLGVGTGGDPDHVTAEQRAGDIEIIKEGLAYVASLGITSLQNMDGSLYQLEMLDEIEKTVGLPVRVRMPFHMKNFMPLSDIETKAAAWRERFNSDRLRSDFVKLFMDGVTESGTAVFVDDYCHQPGLKGDPLFSQEHFDNVAITADKLGLPVAVHAIGDGAVRMVLNGYEAAIKANGKRDSRNRIEHIEVVHPDDIPRFKQLGTVASMQPTHPPGSAGLPLEPYLSYIGEARWPYAFAWRTLVDAGAEIVFATDWPVSPLDPMNCIQCAMSRDVWKDGMKDERLSLHETLAAYTKNGAWVEFMEDRKGVLKAGYLADIVVLSADVEATEFTSLAEVRPVTTICDGRITYQA; via the coding sequence ATGCAGACCGAAGCGAGTTTTATCATCCGCAATGCGCGGGTGCTGACGATGGATGAGGCGAACCCACGCGCGAGCGCCGTCGCCGTTTCCGGCAACCGCATCCTGGCGGTCGGTTCCGAAGCGCAGATCGATGCCTTTTCCGGTCCTGACACACATGTCATCGATGCCAAGGGCGGCACGGTGCTGCCAGGCTTCAACGAAGCGCATATGCACATTTTCGGCGGTTCCGCAGAACTGCGCGAACTCTCGCTTTACGGCATGAAAGGCTTTGATGCGCTGGAAAACGCATTGAAGGCCTATGCCGCAGAATATCCGGAGCGCAACCTGCTGATCGCGCAGCACGCGGACTACACGATCCTCTCCGACGACGAGCGCGTAACCCGCCACCACCTCGACCGCATCCTGCCGGATCGCGCCGTGCTGATCTTCGCGCCGGACCACCACACCGCCTGGGCCAATACGCTGGCGCTGAAACTCGGTGGCATTCTTGAAGGTGGCGATGTCGGCATCGGCAACGAGATCGTCATGGCTGAGGATGGGCTTGCCAGTGGTGAACTGCGCGAAAGCAATGCCATCCGCCCCGTTTCCGCACTGAGCGAAACAGGCGGGCGCGAAATGCTCGGCGTCGGCACGGGCGGCGATCCGGACCATGTGACGGCGGAACAGCGCGCCGGCGACATCGAGATCATCAAGGAAGGCCTCGCCTACGTCGCCTCGCTCGGCATCACCTCGCTGCAGAACATGGACGGCAGCCTCTACCAGCTGGAAATGCTGGACGAGATCGAGAAGACGGTCGGCCTGCCGGTACGCGTGCGCATGCCCTTCCACATGAAGAATTTCATGCCGCTCTCGGACATCGAGACCAAGGCGGCCGCCTGGCGTGAGCGTTTCAATTCCGATCGCTTGCGTTCGGACTTCGTGAAGCTCTTCATGGACGGCGTGACGGAATCCGGCACTGCCGTCTTCGTCGACGACTATTGCCATCAGCCGGGCCTGAAGGGCGATCCGCTGTTCTCGCAGGAGCATTTCGACAATGTCGCCATTACGGCCGACAAGCTTGGCCTGCCGGTGGCGGTGCATGCCATCGGCGACGGCGCAGTGCGCATGGTGCTGAATGGCTACGAGGCCGCCATCAAGGCGAATGGCAAGCGCGACAGCCGCAACCGCATCGAGCACATCGAGGTCGTGCATCCCGACGACATTCCGCGCTTCAAGCAGCTCGGCACTGTCGCATCAATGCAGCCGACCCACCCGCCGGGCAGCGCCGGCCTGCCGCTCGAACCGTACCTCTCCTATATCGGCGAGGCGCGTTGGCCCTATGCCTTCGCCTGGCGCACGCTGGTCGATGCCGGTGCGGAGATCGTCTTTGCCACCGACTGGCCGGTCTCGCCACTCGACCCGATGAACTGCATCCAGTGCGCTATGTCACGCGACGTCTGGAAGGACGGTATGAAGGACGAGCGCCTTTCCCTGCACGAGACACTTGCCGCCTATACGAAGAACGGCGCCTGGGTGGAGTTCATGGAGGATCGCAAGGGCGTGCTGAAGGCCGGCTACCTCGCCGATATTGTCGTGCTCTCCGCCGACGTGGAGGCAACCGAGTTCACCAGCCTCGCCGAAGTGCGTCCCGTCACCACCATCTGCGACGGCCGCATCACCTATCAGGCCTGA
- a CDS encoding DMT family transporter produces the protein MYIAEILALSAAVCIAMSGMLVSELRGRLPLLDLARLQMLAAFLMTGVVSLVIGGWRTVELWQFGYLAASSLFGIIIASTTYFATIYTAGPRTTALLFSLTSPFAVLLGYVFLGETLSGQQGIGIACVLLGILLAIGARSPSKTTAVERTPWFGIALGVVTAFGQALGSLAARPAMASGVEPFTAMAVRSGLAAAFFVLLMVVPHPMLKPAPTITKRSLGFAVGSAFFGVGLGMSLLMAALAHGNVGIVSTLSSMTPVVILPMIWARTGIVPPAPAWVGAALAVIGTGLISL, from the coding sequence ATGTACATCGCCGAAATCCTCGCCCTTTCCGCCGCCGTCTGCATTGCGATGAGCGGCATGCTCGTCAGCGAATTGCGGGGTCGCCTGCCGCTCCTCGATCTCGCTCGCCTGCAGATGCTTGCCGCCTTCCTGATGACGGGGGTCGTGTCGCTCGTCATCGGCGGCTGGCGCACCGTGGAGCTCTGGCAGTTCGGCTACCTGGCAGCCTCCAGTCTCTTCGGTATCATCATCGCCAGCACCACCTATTTCGCGACGATCTATACGGCTGGCCCTCGCACCACCGCCCTGCTCTTTTCGCTCACCTCGCCCTTCGCAGTGCTGCTCGGCTATGTCTTCCTGGGCGAAACCCTGTCCGGCCAGCAGGGCATCGGCATCGCCTGCGTGCTGCTCGGCATCCTGCTGGCGATCGGCGCCCGCTCGCCGTCGAAGACCACGGCTGTCGAGCGCACGCCCTGGTTTGGAATAGCGCTCGGCGTCGTTACCGCCTTCGGGCAGGCGCTCGGCAGCCTCGCCGCCCGCCCTGCCATGGCGAGCGGCGTCGAACCGTTCACCGCGATGGCCGTGCGCTCGGGCCTTGCGGCCGCGTTCTTCGTGCTGCTGATGGTCGTTCCGCATCCGATGTTGAAGCCCGCGCCAACCATCACGAAACGGTCGCTTGGCTTTGCAGTCGGCTCTGCCTTCTTCGGCGTCGGACTTGGCATGTCGCTGCTGATGGCGGCACTGGCACATGGCAATGTCGGGATCGTCTCGACGCTATCGTCGATGACGCCAGTCGTTATCCTGCCGATGATCTGGGCGCGCACCGGCATCGTGCCGCCCGCGCCCGCCTGGGTGGGCGCGGCGCTGGCGGTGATCGGCACGGGCTTGATCAGTCTCTAG
- a CDS encoding carbon-nitrogen hydrolase family protein: MRIAALQMHAIAGDGEANIEHIAAAAADAAAGGAKLLIVPELAVTGYGAGESAFARLASPATGDVATRLSAIARENGIAIVAGFAEQEGTVTYNSALFTDGIGTNAVYRKSHLYGEYERNAFKPGVPTSVMVELGGIRLGMLICYDVEFPENVRRLALAGAELVVVPTALPKGSSGTFIANHMIQVRAFENQVFVAYINHCGADDNFTYAGLSRIAAPDGKLLAEAPAEGETLLFAEIRPEDYVRSREENTYLVDLGRPG; encoded by the coding sequence ATGCGGATCGCCGCCCTCCAGATGCACGCCATTGCCGGTGACGGCGAGGCCAATATCGAGCACATCGCGGCTGCGGCCGCGGATGCCGCGGCGGGCGGCGCCAAGCTGCTGATCGTGCCGGAGCTTGCGGTCACTGGCTACGGGGCAGGGGAGTCGGCATTTGCGCGGCTTGCTTCACCCGCGACCGGCGACGTTGCGACACGCCTCAGTGCCATTGCGCGGGAAAACGGCATTGCCATCGTGGCCGGTTTCGCCGAGCAGGAGGGCACGGTAACCTACAACAGCGCGCTCTTCACAGACGGCATCGGCACCAATGCCGTCTACCGGAAGTCCCATCTCTACGGTGAGTACGAGCGAAATGCCTTCAAACCCGGCGTTCCAACCTCGGTCATGGTGGAGCTAGGCGGTATCCGTCTCGGCATGCTGATCTGCTACGATGTGGAGTTCCCCGAAAACGTCCGCCGCCTTGCACTTGCCGGCGCCGAGCTCGTCGTGGTTCCGACGGCGCTACCGAAGGGGTCTTCCGGCACCTTCATCGCCAATCATATGATCCAGGTCCGCGCCTTCGAGAACCAGGTTTTCGTCGCCTACATCAACCATTGCGGCGCCGACGACAATTTCACCTATGCCGGCCTGTCGCGCATCGCCGCCCCAGATGGCAAGCTGCTTGCCGAAGCCCCCGCGGAAGGGGAAACCCTGCTTTTTGCGGAAATTCGCCCGGAAGACTATGTCAGGTCGCGGGAAGAAAACACCTATCTCGTTGATCTCGGCCGACCGGGCTAG
- a CDS encoding ABC transporter permease, whose product MTGFLQKAYFSLIGLFLSLPIIVVAGVSVNEKQDLAFPPKGFSLGWYGEIFANVEWRNALFASITLAALSAAVALLIALPLAWFLWRRHAPWANIFQLLGVAPFTLPPVITALGLLTFWATTGFYGQPATAVISHAIFFVTLPLVTLSLGFSSIDRSLVEAAATMGADDRTIFRTVVLPLILPYLVSGYAFAFVLSLNEYIVAYMTIGFTMETLPIKIFNALRYGYTPTMASVTVLFVAIAATIFGLVARFGDLPKLLGAMSSKD is encoded by the coding sequence ATGACCGGGTTCCTGCAGAAGGCCTATTTCAGCCTCATCGGCCTCTTCCTGTCGCTGCCGATCATCGTCGTCGCCGGTGTGTCGGTGAACGAGAAACAGGATCTCGCCTTCCCGCCGAAAGGATTCTCGCTGGGCTGGTACGGTGAGATCTTCGCCAATGTCGAGTGGCGCAACGCGCTCTTCGCGTCGATCACGCTCGCGGCCCTTTCAGCCGCCGTGGCACTTCTCATCGCGCTGCCGCTCGCCTGGTTCCTGTGGCGTCGCCATGCGCCGTGGGCAAACATCTTTCAATTGCTCGGCGTCGCACCCTTCACGCTGCCGCCGGTCATCACGGCGCTCGGCCTGCTCACCTTCTGGGCGACAACCGGCTTCTATGGCCAGCCTGCAACTGCCGTCATCAGCCATGCCATCTTCTTCGTGACGCTGCCGCTGGTGACGCTGTCGCTCGGCTTCTCCTCCATCGACCGCTCGCTGGTGGAAGCCGCCGCAACGATGGGCGCAGACGATCGCACGATTTTCCGCACCGTCGTCCTGCCGCTGATCCTGCCCTACCTCGTCTCGGGGTATGCTTTCGCCTTCGTCTTGTCGCTCAACGAATATATCGTGGCGTACATGACGATCGGCTTCACGATGGAGACGCTGCCGATCAAGATCTTCAACGCGTTGCGCTATGGTTATACGCCGACGATGGCCTCGGTCACGGTGCTGTTCGTGGCGATCGCCGCCACCATCTTTGGCCTCGTCGCACGCTTCGGCGACCTGCCAAAGCTGCTGGGCGCCATGTCGTCGAAGGATTAG
- a CDS encoding ABC transporter permease, with product MRREAPQKLTDYGPLFFPAGMLIVFFVVPFATMIAVSFFRRDPSGFYTPDFVFDNYARFLSLFFGKVLGFSLFLAVTVAICCVVLAVPFTYLLSRAKRRTQVLWLVALLSILSLSEVIIGFAWSTLFSRTAGITNLLVMLGVMDQPVALNPSFGAVLTAMTYQALPYTVLVLYPALVRLDPTLTEAARTLGASPIKSFFTVVVPALRNTIVATLIMVFIFALGSYLLPQILGRPQHWTLSVLITDQAIYQSNMPFAAAMAVFLVLVTLGLVALTVIAGRKGEAA from the coding sequence ATGAGACGCGAAGCCCCGCAAAAACTCACCGACTATGGCCCGCTGTTCTTTCCCGCGGGCATGCTGATTGTCTTCTTCGTCGTGCCTTTCGCGACGATGATCGCCGTCTCGTTCTTCCGGCGCGATCCGTCCGGCTTCTACACGCCGGACTTCGTCTTCGACAATTACGCCCGGTTCCTCAGCCTGTTCTTCGGCAAGGTGCTCGGCTTCTCGCTGTTTCTCGCCGTCACCGTCGCCATTTGCTGCGTCGTGCTGGCTGTTCCCTTCACCTACCTGCTGTCGCGCGCTAAACGCCGGACGCAGGTGCTCTGGCTGGTCGCCCTGCTGTCGATCCTGTCGCTGTCGGAAGTCATCATCGGTTTTGCCTGGTCGACATTGTTTTCACGCACTGCCGGCATCACCAACCTGCTTGTCATGCTCGGTGTGATGGACCAGCCCGTGGCGTTGAACCCGAGTTTTGGCGCGGTGCTCACCGCCATGACCTACCAGGCGCTGCCCTACACCGTGCTCGTGCTCTATCCCGCTCTCGTTCGGCTCGACCCGACTTTGACGGAAGCCGCGCGCACGCTCGGTGCATCGCCGATAAAGTCCTTCTTCACCGTCGTCGTGCCGGCGCTGCGTAACACCATCGTCGCCACGCTGATCATGGTCTTCATCTTCGCGCTCGGCTCCTACCTGCTGCCGCAGATTCTCGGCCGACCGCAGCACTGGACGCTCTCGGTGCTCATCACCGACCAGGCGATCTACCAGTCGAACATGCCGTTCGCCGCCGCCATGGCCGTGTTCCTCGTGCTCGTCACGCTCGGCCTCGTCGCACTCACGGTCATCGCCGGCCGCAAGGGAGAAGCCGCATGA